The Bos javanicus breed banteng chromosome 11, ARS-OSU_banteng_1.0, whole genome shotgun sequence genome includes a window with the following:
- the IL1R1 gene encoding interleukin-1 receptor type 1 isoform X1, which produces MKVLLRLLCFMTLLIPSLEADKCEEREEKITLVSPAREIDARSCPLITSAHKEPITWYKNDSRTPVSTERGSRIHQHKDKLWFVPAEVEDSGAYYCSVRNSTYCLKIKIVVEFVQHEPNLCYNERTVFTQRLLTAGDGQLVCPYLDFLKDENNELPQVQWYKDCKPLLLDNVNFAGVTNKLIITNVNTAHSGHYMCHASYTHLGKQYRVTRAIKLITLEKYRNTKPEIVSPANETMEVVLGSWLQLICNVTGRLSNYVYWKWNGSMVSTYTPVLEEDFITVENPLNRRRSTVLARLNISAVESKFFLHPFTCLAKNTEGISTAYIQLIHPVPDFQKPTVGIFVMLTLVITCSVCIYKVFKVDIVLWYRDSFYDFLPKKVSDGKTYDAYILCPKTPGEGSTCNSDIFVFKVMPEVLEKQCGYKLFICGRDDYVGESIVEVVNENVKKSRRLIIILVPETSGFSWPGNSSEEQVAMYNALIQEGIKVVLLELEKIPDYEKMPESIKFIKQKQGVIRWSGDFREGSQSMNSRFWKKVRYHMPVQRQRRLSKHQLLSPATLLDSKEKRPMEVHVPLG; this is translated from the exons aTAAATGTGAGGAACGTGAAGAGAAAATTACGCTGGTTTCACCCGCACGTGAAATCGATGCTCGCTCGTGTCCTCTCATCACAAGTGCACACAAAGAGCCTATAACTTGGTATAAAAATGACAGCAGGACGCCTGTATCTACAGAAAGAGGATCTAGGATTCACCAGCACAAAGACAAGCTCTGGTTTGTTCCTGCTGAAGTGGAGGATTCAGGAGCTTACTATTGCTCAGTGAG aaattcaaCTTACTGCCTCAAAATTAAAATAGTGGTAGAGTTTGTGCAGCACGAGCCTAACTTGTGTTACAATGAAAGGACTGTGTTTACCCAGAGACTGCTGACCGCGGGAGACGGACAACTTGTATGTCCTtacttggattttttaaaagatgaaaacaatgaGTTACCCCAAGTACAGTGGTATAAG GACTGCAAACCTCTACTTCTTGACAACGTAAACTTTGCTGGAGTAACAAATAAGCTGATCATCACAAACGTGAACACAGCACACAGTGGGCACTATATGTGTCATGCGTCATACACACACTTGGGAAAGCAGTATCGTGTCACCCGGGCGATAAAGCTGATTACTCTGG agaaatacagaaacacaaaacCTGAGATTGTGAGTCCAGCTAATGAGACAATGGAAGTGGTCTTGG GATCCTGGCTTCAATTGATCTGCAATGTTACTGGCCGGCTAAGTAACTATGTCTATTGGAAGTGGAATGGGTCGATGGTTAGTACATATACTCCTGTGCTAGAGGAAGACTTTATCAC AGTGGAGAATCCTTTAAACAGAAGAAGGAGTACAGTCCTCGCACGGCTTAATATTTCGGCAGTGGAAAGTAAATTTTTCCTGCATCCATTTACCTGTTTAGCCAAGAATACAGAAGGAATAAGCACAGCATATATACAACTAATACATCCAG TCCCCGATTTCCAGAAGCCCACAGTTGGTATATTTGTCATGTTAACATTGGTAATTACATGCTCTGTTTGCATCTACAAAGTCTTCAAGGTTGACATTGTGCTTTGGTACAGAGATTCCTTCTATGATTTCCTCCCGAAAAAAG TTTCAGATGGAAAGACATATGATGCATACATACTATGTCCCAAGACCCCTGGGGAAGGGTCCACCTGTAACTCggatatttttgtgtttaaagTCATGCCTGAGGTCTTGGAAAAACAGTGTGGCTATAAGCTGTTCATCTGTGGCCGAGATGACTACGTTGGGGAAA GCATTGTTGAGGTTGTtaatgaaaatgtaaagaaaagcaGGAGACTGATTATCATTTTGGTCCCAGAAACGTCAGGATTCAGCTGGCCGGGGAATTCATCTGAAGAGCAGGTGGCCATGTACAATGCTCTCATTCAGGAAGGAATTAAAGTCGTCCTATtggagctggagaagattccAGACTATGAGAAAATGCCAGAATCCATTAAATTCATTAAGCAGAAACAGGGAGTCATACGCTGGTCAGGGGACTTTAGAGAGGGGTCGCAGTCTATGAACTCGAGATTCTGGAAGAAGGTCAGGTACCACATGCCAGTCCAGCGGCAGCGGCGTTTATCCAAGCACCAGCTGCTGTCCCCGGCCACTCTGCTGGACTCTAAGGAGAAACGACCCATGGAGGTCCACGTGCCTCTCGGGTAG
- the IL1R1 gene encoding interleukin-1 receptor type 1 isoform X2, whose amino-acid sequence MCHASYTHLGKQYRVTRAIKLITLEKYRNTKPEIVSPANETMEVVLGSWLQLICNVTGRLSNYVYWKWNGSMVSTYTPVLEEDFITVENPLNRRRSTVLARLNISAVESKFFLHPFTCLAKNTEGISTAYIQLIHPVPDFQKPTVGIFVMLTLVITCSVCIYKVFKVDIVLWYRDSFYDFLPKKVSDGKTYDAYILCPKTPGEGSTCNSDIFVFKVMPEVLEKQCGYKLFICGRDDYVGESIVEVVNENVKKSRRLIIILVPETSGFSWPGNSSEEQVAMYNALIQEGIKVVLLELEKIPDYEKMPESIKFIKQKQGVIRWSGDFREGSQSMNSRFWKKVRYHMPVQRQRRLSKHQLLSPATLLDSKEKRPMEVHVPLG is encoded by the exons ATGTGTCATGCGTCATACACACACTTGGGAAAGCAGTATCGTGTCACCCGGGCGATAAAGCTGATTACTCTGG agaaatacagaaacacaaaacCTGAGATTGTGAGTCCAGCTAATGAGACAATGGAAGTGGTCTTGG GATCCTGGCTTCAATTGATCTGCAATGTTACTGGCCGGCTAAGTAACTATGTCTATTGGAAGTGGAATGGGTCGATGGTTAGTACATATACTCCTGTGCTAGAGGAAGACTTTATCAC AGTGGAGAATCCTTTAAACAGAAGAAGGAGTACAGTCCTCGCACGGCTTAATATTTCGGCAGTGGAAAGTAAATTTTTCCTGCATCCATTTACCTGTTTAGCCAAGAATACAGAAGGAATAAGCACAGCATATATACAACTAATACATCCAG TCCCCGATTTCCAGAAGCCCACAGTTGGTATATTTGTCATGTTAACATTGGTAATTACATGCTCTGTTTGCATCTACAAAGTCTTCAAGGTTGACATTGTGCTTTGGTACAGAGATTCCTTCTATGATTTCCTCCCGAAAAAAG TTTCAGATGGAAAGACATATGATGCATACATACTATGTCCCAAGACCCCTGGGGAAGGGTCCACCTGTAACTCggatatttttgtgtttaaagTCATGCCTGAGGTCTTGGAAAAACAGTGTGGCTATAAGCTGTTCATCTGTGGCCGAGATGACTACGTTGGGGAAA GCATTGTTGAGGTTGTtaatgaaaatgtaaagaaaagcaGGAGACTGATTATCATTTTGGTCCCAGAAACGTCAGGATTCAGCTGGCCGGGGAATTCATCTGAAGAGCAGGTGGCCATGTACAATGCTCTCATTCAGGAAGGAATTAAAGTCGTCCTATtggagctggagaagattccAGACTATGAGAAAATGCCAGAATCCATTAAATTCATTAAGCAGAAACAGGGAGTCATACGCTGGTCAGGGGACTTTAGAGAGGGGTCGCAGTCTATGAACTCGAGATTCTGGAAGAAGGTCAGGTACCACATGCCAGTCCAGCGGCAGCGGCGTTTATCCAAGCACCAGCTGCTGTCCCCGGCCACTCTGCTGGACTCTAAGGAGAAACGACCCATGGAGGTCCACGTGCCTCTCGGGTAG